One window from the genome of Deltaproteobacteria bacterium encodes:
- a CDS encoding FAD-dependent thymidylate synthase produces MYVELVSFTPEPEKLCALAARICYTDKEWQILKQSITEKEIHNLLERVISSGHLSVIEHASFSFYIEGISRACSHQLVRHRLASFSQRSHRYSKAEGFVTPPSLKNEKKYLETLNKAQKTYNLLLKKGIKKEDARFILPQAISTRIFLTMNARELLHFFRLRCCYRAQWEIREIATEMLKQAKKVAPFIFKVAGPPCLTGPCPEKEPCGTNIIEIRNFFKNL; encoded by the coding sequence ATGTATGTAGAGCTTGTCTCTTTCACGCCTGAACCTGAAAAGCTATGTGCTTTAGCAGCTCGCATCTGCTATACGGACAAAGAGTGGCAGATATTGAAACAATCCATTACAGAAAAAGAAATACACAATCTATTAGAAAGAGTAATTTCCTCTGGACACCTGTCCGTCATTGAACACGCTTCTTTTTCCTTTTATATCGAGGGTATATCCCGTGCCTGCAGCCATCAATTAGTAAGGCATCGTCTCGCCTCATTTTCTCAACGAAGTCACAGATATTCAAAAGCAGAAGGATTTGTTACACCCCCATCGTTAAAAAATGAAAAAAAATATCTTGAAACCTTAAATAAGGCACAAAAAACATATAATCTACTATTAAAAAAGGGCATAAAGAAAGAAGATGCAAGATTTATCTTGCCTCAAGCCATATCTACCCGTATTTTTCTCACTATGAACGCCAGAGAACTTCTACATTTCTTTCGCCTGCGTTGCTGCTACCGCGCTCAATGGGAAATCAGGGAGATAGCAACGGAGATGCTAAAACAGGCAAAAAAAGTAGCACCTTTCATTTTTAAAGTAGCCGGTCCTCCCTGCCTTACAGGACCATGCCCAGAAAAAGAACCCTGCGGGACAAACATAATAGAGATTAGAAATTTCTTCAAAAATCTATGA
- the rsmI gene encoding 16S rRNA (cytidine(1402)-2'-O)-methyltransferase — MIGKLFVIATPIGNMKDITLRAIDTLKDVDIIFAERPRHSLRLLSHYGISKSLYLYNDRNWQKQIENALKLVKGGKNIALISDAGTPAIQDPGYRMVQYFRQKNIDVIPIPGPCASICALQASGLPTDKFVFLGFLPRSPGKKKKLLKTYGSLDATLVIYESPLRVKKTLDDINEILGEREVVIARELTKIYEEFLFGTPPTLIPKVEKIKGECVILVKKSD; from the coding sequence ATGATAGGAAAATTATTTGTCATTGCCACACCCATAGGAAATATGAAGGATATAACCTTGCGTGCCATCGATACTTTAAAAGATGTAGATATCATCTTTGCAGAAAGGCCCAGACATTCATTGAGACTATTGTCCCATTACGGAATAAGCAAATCTCTTTATTTATATAATGATAGAAACTGGCAAAAGCAAATAGAAAATGCCTTAAAATTAGTAAAAGGCGGAAAAAATATTGCTTTAATCTCAGATGCTGGGACTCCTGCCATTCAAGACCCAGGCTATCGTATGGTGCAATATTTCCGCCAAAAAAATATTGATGTTATTCCCATACCTGGTCCCTGCGCTTCCATATGTGCCCTGCAAGCCTCCGGTCTGCCCACCGATAAATTTGTGTTCTTAGGTTTCCTTCCTCGCTCTCCAGGAAAAAAGAAAAAACTCTTAAAAACATACGGCTCCTTAGATGCCACCTTGGTCATCTATGAATCACCATTAAGGGTAAAGAAAACATTAGATGATATAAATGAAATATTGGGTGAAAGAGAGGTGGTGATAGCCAGAGAATTGACAAAGATCTACGAAGAGTTTCTATTTGGCACCCCTCCTACACTTATTCCAAAAGTAGAAAAGATAAAAGGGGAATGCGTAATCCTGGTAAAAAAAAGTGATTAA
- the murJ gene encoding murein biosynthesis integral membrane protein MurJ → MIKNIIKGAKTIGFYTILSRIMGFFRDIVIAHFFGASLLTDIFFVSFRIPNTFRAFLGEGAMNAAVVPVLSNYKKDAEATGNLVVVFFFIFLALTAVGVLFPQIFAYIFAPGLLKHPLLIKLIRINFPYILLIGSAILFSGIMNTHKHFGIPAFSPVLLNVSLIACTYIFYNFFHVHIYALCVGVLMGGLLQMLFCMGGVFYLHIPIKLSLSFKPSTKKIFTLLLPALGSMAAIQLYSVFSTLIASLLEKGSISYIWYADRLFQLPFAVLSISLSQAALPYLADIKKEEINTHLSHLFRLITFIIPPISVFLIIWGEDVVRIVFVRGAFTLSNAHNTYLALAMFMIGLLPYSYVKLFSSIFYSLKDTKTPMKVAVKTAIFSIAMAFLLGFTLGFWGLALAFSLGGITNAFLLSHQLKKKIGKFAGRKELGLICGSFALSFLCASFVSFFLSFLSISFILKIILEFFLFFSLVFIFIAIFRQRVHL, encoded by the coding sequence GTGATTAAAAATATCATAAAGGGTGCAAAAACAATCGGCTTTTATACCATTCTAAGCAGAATAATGGGCTTTTTTAGAGACATTGTTATCGCCCATTTTTTTGGTGCCTCACTTCTAACCGACATATTTTTTGTCTCCTTCCGCATACCCAATACCTTCCGTGCATTCTTAGGTGAGGGGGCAATGAATGCCGCGGTAGTGCCTGTTTTATCCAACTATAAAAAAGATGCAGAGGCAACAGGCAATCTTGTTGTAGTATTTTTCTTTATCTTCCTTGCTTTGACGGCAGTAGGTGTTCTCTTTCCTCAAATCTTTGCTTACATATTTGCCCCCGGTTTATTAAAACATCCTTTACTCATAAAACTTATCCGCATAAATTTCCCATACATTCTGCTTATCGGCTCAGCCATTCTCTTCTCCGGTATAATGAATACACACAAACACTTTGGCATCCCCGCTTTCTCTCCTGTCCTTTTAAATGTAAGTCTTATCGCCTGCACTTATATCTTCTATAATTTCTTTCATGTTCACATCTACGCTTTATGCGTAGGCGTACTAATGGGTGGATTGCTTCAAATGCTGTTTTGCATGGGAGGTGTATTTTACCTGCATATCCCCATAAAATTATCCTTATCTTTTAAGCCTTCTACAAAAAAAATTTTTACATTATTATTACCTGCTTTAGGATCAATGGCTGCTATTCAACTCTATTCTGTATTCAGCACACTCATCGCCAGCTTACTTGAAAAAGGCAGCATTTCCTATATCTGGTATGCTGACCGTCTATTTCAACTACCATTTGCCGTCCTTTCTATAAGCCTTTCTCAAGCTGCATTACCCTATCTCGCCGATATAAAAAAAGAGGAGATAAACACTCATCTCTCTCACCTGTTCCGTCTTATCACATTCATTATTCCCCCAATTAGTGTTTTTCTTATAATATGGGGAGAAGATGTGGTGAGAATTGTATTCGTAAGAGGGGCATTTACACTTTCCAACGCCCACAACACTTACCTTGCCCTGGCTATGTTTATGATTGGTCTCCTGCCTTATTCCTATGTAAAACTCTTCTCGTCAATCTTTTATTCGCTTAAAGATACAAAAACACCGATGAAAGTAGCCGTTAAAACAGCAATCTTTTCCATCGCTATGGCTTTCTTATTGGGTTTTACCTTAGGTTTTTGGGGATTGGCATTGGCTTTTTCCTTAGGTGGCATAACCAATGCCTTTTTATTATCGCATCAGTTAAAAAAGAAAATAGGAAAATTTGCGGGAAGGAAAGAATTGGGTCTTATCTGCGGTTCATTCGCCCTCTCTTTTCTCTGCGCCTCTTTTGTCAGTTTTTTTCTGTCATTTCTTAGTATTTCCTTCATTCTAAAAATAATCCTGGAATTCTTTTTATTCTTTTCTCTGGTCTTTATATTTATAGCAATCTTTAGGCAAAGAGTGCATCTGTAA
- the ftsY gene encoding signal recognition particle-docking protein FtsY — MTFFKKLTESLSKTRKQFTEEVHKLGEEEKKIDEEYIERIEELMIGADFGINVTEKMVEGLSKNKDIKTTKDAELFLREKTYSILKTVEKPLALREKPFVIMMVGTNGGGKTTTIAKLSSLFTGRGKTVLLGACDTFRAAAIGQLEEWAKRVNIPVIRQKEGSDPSAVAYDAVSSANARNIDVIILDTAGRMHTKKNLMEEMKKMKRVVKKVIPSAPQEILLTLDATTGQNAISQAREFNNALGITGIVLTKMDGTSKGGIIVAIASQLHIPVKYIGIGQELEDIKGFDARQFTDALFA, encoded by the coding sequence ATGACATTTTTTAAAAAATTGACAGAAAGCCTGAGTAAGACGAGAAAACAGTTTACAGAAGAGGTACATAAGCTCGGTGAAGAAGAGAAAAAAATAGACGAAGAATATATAGAGAGAATAGAAGAACTTATGATTGGAGCAGATTTTGGCATAAATGTAACAGAAAAGATGGTGGAGGGATTATCCAAAAATAAAGATATAAAGACAACAAAAGATGCAGAGTTGTTTTTAAGAGAAAAAACATACAGCATTTTAAAAACGGTAGAAAAACCATTGGCGTTGAGAGAAAAACCCTTTGTAATTATGATGGTAGGAACAAATGGCGGAGGGAAGACCACTACTATTGCCAAATTGTCTTCTTTGTTTACAGGAAGAGGCAAGACCGTGCTTTTGGGAGCATGCGATACATTTCGGGCAGCAGCTATAGGGCAGCTGGAAGAATGGGCAAAAAGGGTAAATATTCCTGTAATAAGACAAAAAGAAGGCAGTGACCCTTCGGCCGTAGCTTATGATGCGGTGAGTTCTGCTAATGCGAGGAATATTGATGTAATTATATTGGATACAGCAGGCAGAATGCATACCAAAAAGAATCTTATGGAAGAGATGAAAAAGATGAAGAGAGTGGTTAAGAAGGTTATTCCCTCCGCTCCTCAGGAAATTTTACTTACTTTGGATGCAACCACTGGACAGAATGCCATTTCACAAGCAAGAGAATTCAACAATGCATTGGGGATCACCGGCATTGTTCTTACTAAGATGGACGGGACATCGAAAGGAGGCATCATTGTTGCGATAGCATCACAGCTTCATATTCCCGTAAAATATATCGGTATCGGTCAGGAATTAGAGGATATAAAAGGGTTTGATGCCCGTCAGTTTACAGATGCACTCTTTGCCTAA